A window from Pseudarthrobacter sp. BIM B-2242 encodes these proteins:
- a CDS encoding excalibur calcium-binding domain-containing protein — protein sequence MSTAESTASSEQSHKKKPGPSTYIVGGILTLLAIGGIASGGIWSGLIFLATAGILTGLYVVITGRRSWAMLQGRKLGLIVVGGSLVLNLVAVSIFSSLNPATSVTADQAASVPAPASSPAPESPVAAPTPEDPAPAPAAEPAPVAEIAAPPAPVADPAPVNVTYENCAEVRAAGKAPLLRGQPGYTAKMDSDGDGVACEKKK from the coding sequence TTGAGCACTGCAGAAAGCACCGCTTCATCAGAGCAGTCTCACAAGAAGAAGCCCGGTCCTTCGACTTACATCGTCGGCGGAATATTGACTCTCCTCGCTATTGGCGGCATTGCAAGCGGCGGCATCTGGTCTGGCTTGATATTCCTAGCTACCGCAGGAATCCTAACGGGCCTCTATGTGGTCATCACTGGCCGGCGCTCTTGGGCAATGCTGCAGGGGCGCAAACTGGGCCTGATCGTCGTCGGCGGGTCATTGGTCCTCAACCTAGTCGCGGTGAGCATCTTTTCATCGTTGAATCCCGCAACGTCTGTCACCGCCGACCAGGCAGCGTCGGTGCCAGCTCCCGCTTCATCTCCCGCGCCGGAGTCTCCCGTGGCGGCGCCGACGCCTGAAGATCCTGCACCTGCGCCCGCGGCCGAACCCGCCCCAGTTGCTGAAATAGCGGCCCCACCTGCGCCTGTGGCAGACCCTGCGCCGGTTAATGTCACCTACGAGAACTGCGCTGAGGTTCGGGCCGCGGGTAAGGCACCTCTGCTGCGGGGACAACCGGGATACACGGCGAAGATGGATTCGGACGGTGACGGCGTGGCTTGTGAGAAGAAAAAGTAG